GGCCTACCGCAGGCGTTTTCTCGCCGCGGCACGTATCGCCGCCTACTCCCTCGTCCCTCTCGGCCTGGTGCTGACCGGGGCGGTCGCCTGGGCCGTGGACACCGCGTTCAGCCCCACCGCCTGGATCGGGTTCGGAGTGCTGGGCGGCGCCTGGGCGCTCTTCGCGACCACGCGTGCCGTGGAACGCCGCTCGGGGGTGCCAGGACGCAAGGAGCGCAAGGCCGCGGCCGCCGCGGCCCGCCGGGGCGCCGTCGCCCCCGAGGCGTCCGCGCCGTCACTCGGCCGGGGTACGGCGGCGCCCGCCGGCGGGAAGAGCGGCGGCAGGACCGGCGGACGGACCGGTGGCAAGGCGGCGCCGGACGAGGACTTCAGCGACATCGAGGCGATCCTCAAGAAGCACGGCATCTGAGCCTCGGCGGTACTGCCTCCGCGTACGCCACCGGGGGGCGGCTCCCGGCGGCCGGGCCTTGTGGCGCCCCGCCGTGCCCGGCGCGCGGAACGCTACGCTCCGATGAACTGGCCCCGGCCACAGGAGTGTTCGGCGATCGGGCCGGTCCGGGCTGCGCCATCATCGCCCCGAGATGCTCGATACCTCCGGGGGCGAGGCCCCCGCACACGCGAATGACCCGAACGAGCCGAGGGGCTGTCTCTTCGCTCTCTCCCAGCCACCGCTGATGATCTTCCTGACGGTGATCGGCGTACTGCTGCTGATGGCCGCCGTGCACGATCTGTTCCTGCTGTGACGCTTCCCCCGGCGGGCGCGCGACGGGGTGCCGTCAGCCCGCGGCCTCGCGGCGGCGGGCCCGGTACGCGGCGACATGCAGCCGATTGCCGCAGGTACGGCTGTCGCAGTAGCGGCGGGAGCGATTGCGGGAGAGGTCGACGAAGGCGCGCCCGCAGTCCGGGGCCTCACAGCGGCGGAGCCGTTCCTGTTCGCCCGCGACCACGATGAACGCCAGCGCCATCCCGCCGTCGGCGGCCACATGGTCGGCGATCGTCGCACCCGGCGCGAAGTAGTGCACATGCCAGTCGTAGCCGTCGTGATTGGTGAGCTGCGGGGTGGTTCCGGCGGCGGCCACCAGATCGTTGAGGAGTTCCGCCGCGACCGCGCTGTCGGGCGCGGCGAAGACCTCCGCGAAGCGCGTCCGCACCCCGTGGACCGCCCCGAGATCGCGCCGGGTCAGCTCGCCGACACCGCTGATGGCGTGTCTGCGGACGAATTCCCGCAGCGCGGCGACATCCGCCAGCCCGTCCGCTTGATCGTTTTCCGGTGCGGTGTTCACCAGATCGATGACCGCGTCGAGCGCAATTCTGGTGTCGTGAGGGATCAGCACGATTCGCTCCCTGGCCTGCTGCGGGCCCGTGCCCGTCGAATTGCGCTGACTCTAGCGGTTCGGGCGAACACGCATAGGCGCCGTCTCCGCGCGGTAATACGCGGCCACGGCGCCAGGATGTGCGCTCTATGCGGTTGTGTGCCCTATGCGGATGTCCGCGCGGCGCCGTCTCCCCGAGTAGGACGGCGCCGTGCGGCGCTGGGCCTGGCTCAGCTCTCCGCCAGGATGTGCGACAGCTCCGTATCGAGGTCGAAGTGGCGATGCTCCGTGCCCGGAGGGACGGCGGCGTCGGTCCGCTTCAGGAACGACTCCAGCGCCCGCGCCGGGGCCTCCAGCAGGGCCTCGCCCTCGGGAGAGCTCAGCGCGATACAGACGACGCCCTGACCGTGGCTGCGTGACGGCCAGACCCGGACATCGCCCGTGCCGGTGGGCCGGTGCAGGCCCTCCGCGAGGAGGTCGCGGGCGAACACCCACTCGACCGTCTCCTCGGCTCCGGTGTGGAAGGTGGCGTGCACGGCGTAGGGATCGGCCGTGTCATACCGCAGGCCCGCGGGTACAGGCAGTGAAGACTCGCTCGATACAACGAGGCGCAGGTGCAGCTCGCAGCTGACCGTGGTGTTCATAAGCGCCAGGGCCTTTCGCTCAGTGTGCGCTCGGGGATTCGCACGTCGGCGAAATCGACATGCCACCTACGGTGCCGTTGTAAACCCCTCTGAGGGTTTTGGGTGTCTTTAGGTACCCCCAACGGCGGAGTGATTGTTCGTTCCCTGGGACCATTCCGGTGACTGCGCTCCGTCAGGTAGATTGACGAGTATGAATACGGGGAGTAACGGCACGGAGGTCGTGGTGACGGCTGACAGACCAAAGCCGACGCCGGACGGCCGGACGGCTCCGGCCGAGGACGGACAGACGGATTCCAGGCCGCTCGGCTCGCGTGCGCCGGAGTTCGTCAAGAAGCGCAGGACCCTGCATCTGAGCTGGCAGGTCGGCGTTTTCCTGGTCGGTCTCGCCGTGGTGGGCGCGGGAGCGGCCATGCTGGTGCTGCCCGGCCCCGGCTGGTTTGTGATCTTCGCGGGCATGGCCATCTGGGCGACCGAGTTCGTCTGGGCCCAGTTGGTGCTGCGCTGGACCAAGCGCAAGGTCAGCGAGGCGGCACAGCGCGCCCTCGACCCCCGGGTCCGGCGGCGGAACATCATCCTCACCGTCAGTGGCTGTGTGATCTGCGCGGTCCTCGCGGGGCTCTATCTGTGGAAGTTCGGGATCATCCTGCCGTGGAAGATCGAATCCTGACCGCAGGACGGTCTCAGGCACCCGCTGACATGGGGTAATGTTTGCGGTGCGCCCGGGCGATTAGCTCAGCGGGAGAGCGCTTCGTTCACACCGAAGAGGTCACTGGTTCGATCCCAGTATCGCCCACAAGGACGAGGGTGGAGTGGTTCATGAAACCGCTCCACCCTCGCTCTGTTTGGTTTTGTGCGCATATGGTCGGCCGCCACTCCACCCGGTGACGGCCGATCGGCGTATCCGGACCGTCCCGGGTCCGCCCCCGCCCGTCCCGCCGTGTGGAGGTCCCGTTCCCCGGGGTGACCGACCGGCATCCGCGACCCACACTGCGGACATGGACTGGAGCCGCTTCCGCTTCCACAGCGTCTGGGACCTGCCCGGTCCGCCGGACGCCGTCTTCGCCGTCCTGGAGCGCGCCGCCGACTACCCCCGCTGGTGGCCCGGGATGCGCGAGGTGGTGCCCCTGGACGGGGACCGGGCCGCCGCCCGTGTCCGGGCCGTCCTCCCGTACGAGATCCGCATCGTCGCCCGGCCGCTGCGCCGCGACCCCGGGGCCGGGGTCCTGCTCCTCGGCATGGACGGCGATCTGGCGGGCTGGGCCCGCTGGACGGTGACGGGGCACGGTGCGGGCACCCGCGCTGTCTTCGACCAGGAGGTGGAGGTGATGCGGCCCCTGCTGCGGCGCCTCGCCCCGTTCGCGCGTCCCGCGTTCAGCGCCAACCACGCGCTGCTGATGCGGAGCGGACGGCGGGCCCTCACCGCCCGGCTGCGGGCCGCCGGACGCTGACGCGCGGCGCCCGCCCCGGCCGCCGTGCCCCGCCCGCCCGGGTGCGCGGCGCGGGCAATTTGAAGGCGGGCCGCCGGGGCCTGTATGGTTCAGTCCGTTCCCGGGCGATTAGCTCAGCGGGAGAGCGCTTCGTTCACACCGAAGAGGTCACTGGTTCGATCCCAGTATCGCCCACAAGATGAAGGCCGGTCCGTCGATGACGGACCGGCCTTCGCGCGTCCGGGCCGGGGTGTGCGCTCAGGCGGCGCTGGGCAGTTCGGGCCGCAGCGGCCACGCCGGGTCCACCGCGTCCGGCGCGCCACCGCGTGCGAACCACGGCTGGAGCCCGCGCGTCTGCGCCGCGTGCCACAGCGTCTGGAGCGCGTGCAGCTCGGCCGGGGTCAGCCGCTCCATCCGGGACGCGAACCGCCGGGCCACTGCCCGGGTCACCTCCAGCGCGGCCAGCGCGTCCGCCGCCGGGTCGTGCGCCCCGTCGAGCACCACCTCGTACTGGGAACAGAGGTCGACGAGCGAACGGCGGCCCTTGCGGTAGCGGTCGAGCTGCTTGTCCAGGACCCGGGGGTCGAGCACGGTCAGCGGTGTGTGCTCCAGATAGCGGGAGAGCGGGGTGGCCCGGTGGCGGCGCAGCTCCCGGTCGAGGATGGTCAGATCGAACGGCGCGTTCATCACCACCAGGGGGCGGCCCGCGGCGCAGTGCCCGGCGACGGTCTTCGCCACCTCCTCCAGCACGGGCGCGGGCCAGCGCCCGTTGCGCTGGACGTGGTCGTCGGTCAGTCCGTGCACCTCGGTCGCCCCGGGCGGCACCGGGATACCGGGGTTGATGAGCCATCGTGTGATCCGCGGACGCCCGCCCGCCATGTCCTGGACCACGACCGCGGCTGCCACGATGCGGTCGTTCTCCACATCGACCCCCGTCGTCTCGGTGTCGAAAGCGGCCAGCGGGCCGTCGAACCAGAGCGTCATCCCCGAATCTCCCGAACTCCTCGCGCAGGCCGGGCCGATGGAGTGGCCCATCCGCCGAGACGGTGATACCCCCGTGGTCTGCGCCGTACGCGGCCGACGCCGACACGGCTGCGGCCCCGGGGCGCGCCCCCGGTCCACCCGGTCCGGCCGGATGCCTCGACCCGCCCACCGGCGCGCCGTCGCCGCCCGCCCCGGACCGGGGGTGCGGAGCGGGCCCGTCGGCCGGCCGCGCGGGGGCCGGAGGAATCCGTTTCGCGGGGCGGCCCCGGGGCTCGGTACGATTCAGACGCGCGCAGTGACCGCTGGCGCGACCCCCATCAGTCAGGAGAGACCGGTGTCAGACGTCCGTGTGATCATCCAACGCGATTCCGAGCGGGAAGAGCGCGTGGTGACCACGGGCACGACGGCCGCGGACCTCTTCGCCGGTGAGCGCTCCGTCGTCGCCGCCCGGGTCGCGGGGGAGCTGAAGGACCTCGCGTACACGGTGCGCGACGGCGAGCAGGTCGAGCCCGTCGAGATCTCCTCCGAGGACGGTCTCGCCATCCTGCGCCACTCCACCGCGCATGTCATGGCCCAGGCCGTGCAGGAGCTGTTCCCCGAGGCCAAGCTGGGCATCGGCCCGCCGGTCAAGGACGGCTTCTACTACGACTTCGACGTGGAGAAGCCGTTCACGCCCGAGGATCTCAAGGCCATCGAGAAGAAGATGCAGGAGATCCAGAAGCGCGGCCAGCGCTTCTCCCGCCGGGTCGTCGGCGACGACGAGGCCCGCGAGGAGCTGGCGGACGAGCCGTACAAGCTGGAGCTGATCGGCCTCAAGGGCTCCGCGTCCAGCGAGGACGGCGCGGCCGTCGAGGTCGGCGCCGGTGAGCTGACGATCTACGACAACCTGGACGCGAAGACCGGCGAGCTGTGCTGGAAGGACCTCTGCCGCGGTCCCCACCTGCCCTCCACCCGGAACATCCCCGCGTTCAAGCTGATGCGCAACGCCGCCGCGTACTGGCGCGGCAGCGAGAAGAACCCGATGCTCCAGCGGATCTACGGCACCGCCTGGCCGACCAAGGACGAGCTGAAGCAGTACCTGGAGTTCCTCGCCGAGGCCGAGAAGCGCGACCACCGCCGTCTCGGCTCCGAGCTGGACCTGTTCTCCGTCCCGGACGAGATCGGCTCCGGCCTCGCCGTCTTCCACCCGCGCGGCGGCATCGTGCGCCGGGTGATGGAGGACTACTCGCGCAAGCGGCACGAGGAGGAGGGGTACGAGTTCGTCTACACCCCGCACGCCACCAAGGGCACGCTCTTCGAGAAGAGCGGCCACCTGGACTGGTACGCGGAGGGCATGTACCCCCCCATGCAGCTCGACGGCGGCACGGACTACTACCTCAAGCCGATGAACTGCCCCATGCACAACCTGATCTTCGATGCCCGGGGGCGCTCGTACCGCGAGCTGCCGCTGCGGCTGTTCGAGTTCGGCACGGTCTACCGGCACGAGAAGTCGGGCGTGGTGCACGGTCTGACCCGGGCCCGCGGCTTCACCCAGGACGACGCGCACATCTACTGCACCCGTGAGCAGATGGCCGAGGAACTGGACCGCACCCTCACCTTCGTGCTCAATCTGCTCCGGGACTACGGTCTGACCGACTTCTATCTGGAGCTGTCCACCAAGGACCCGGAGAAGTACGTCGGCTCGGACGAGACCTGGGAGGAGGCCACCGAGGTCCTGCGCCGGGTGGCCGAGAAGCAGGGTCTCCCGCTCACCCCCGACCCGGGCGGCGCCGCCTTCTACGGCCCGAAGATCTCGGTGCAGGCACGGGACGCCATCGGCCGTACCTGGCAGATGTCGACCATCCAGCTCGACTTCAACCTGCCCGAGCGCTTCAACCTGGAGTACACCGCCCCGGACGGCTCCCGCCAGCGGCCCGTCATGATCCACCGGGCGCTGTTCGGCTCGATCGAGCGGTTCTTCGCGGTGCTCCTGGAGCACTACGCGGGTGCCATGCCGCCGTGGCTGGCCCCGGTGCAGGCGGTCGGCATCCCGATCGGCGACGCCCACATCGAGTACCTCCAGTCCTTCGCCGCCGAGGCGAAGAAGCGCGGGCTGCGGGTCGATGTCGACGCCTCGTCCGACCGGATGCAGAAGAAGATCCGCAACCACCAGAAGCTGAAGGTCCCGTTCATGATCATCGTCGGTGACGAGGACATGAACGCGGGCACGGTCTCCTTCCGCTACCGCGACGGTTCGCAGGAGAACGGCATCCCGCGCGACGCGGCCCTGGCCAAGCTGGAGCAGGTCGTCGCCGACCGCGTCCAGGTCTGACGCGGGGGCGGGGGACACCCGTCCGCACCATCGGTCAGCCGGCCCCCGGGAAGCCTCCCGGGGGCCGCTGCCGGTCCTGGTCCAGGGTGAAGGTCTGGATCAGCCAGGACGAGAACGAGCCGGTCACCGCGCCCAGCAGCGCCATACCGCCGCCCATCATGGCCACCGCGACCGTCCGGCCCAGTGGGGTCACCGGGGTGATGTCCCCGTAACCGACCGTCGTCAGGGTCGAGCAGGCCCACCAGACCGAGTCCCCGAAGGTGTGGATCGTCGCCCCCGGTACTCCGCGTTCCGCGTCATAGACGGTGAGCGCCCCCGCGAAGCCCAGCAGCAGCGCCGAGAGCCCCGCGTACGAGATCACCCGTCCGTACAGGGAGAGCCGGGCCCGGGTGTGGCGATGGCGCATCGTCTCGTAGAGCTGGACGATCCGCAGCGGTCGCAGCAGCGGCATCAGCACCACCAGCGTGTCCATCGGATGGTGGCGGACGAAACCGGGCAGCCGCCGGCCGCTGAGCCGCCAGCGCACCACGTAGTCCACCACGAAGAACGCCCACGCGGCGCAGATCAGCGCCACCAGCAGATCCCGCACCCCCTGGCTGAGCCCCTGGCCGAGCACCAGGGTCGCGTAACAGGCCAGGAAGA
The nucleotide sequence above comes from Streptomyces clavuligerus. Encoded proteins:
- a CDS encoding CGNR zinc finger domain-containing protein: MLIPHDTRIALDAVIDLVNTAPENDQADGLADVAALREFVRRHAISGVGELTRRDLGAVHGVRTRFAEVFAAPDSAVAAELLNDLVAAAGTTPQLTNHDGYDWHVHYFAPGATIADHVAADGGMALAFIVVAGEQERLRRCEAPDCGRAFVDLSRNRSRRYCDSRTCGNRLHVAAYRARRREAAG
- a CDS encoding SsgA family sporulation/cell division regulator, producing the protein MNTTVSCELHLRLVVSSESSLPVPAGLRYDTADPYAVHATFHTGAEETVEWVFARDLLAEGLHRPTGTGDVRVWPSRSHGQGVVCIALSSPEGEALLEAPARALESFLKRTDAAVPPGTEHRHFDLDTELSHILAES
- a CDS encoding TIGR02611 family protein translates to MNTGSNGTEVVVTADRPKPTPDGRTAPAEDGQTDSRPLGSRAPEFVKKRRTLHLSWQVGVFLVGLAVVGAGAAMLVLPGPGWFVIFAGMAIWATEFVWAQLVLRWTKRKVSEAAQRALDPRVRRRNIILTVSGCVICAVLAGLYLWKFGIILPWKIES
- a CDS encoding SRPBCC family protein; protein product: MDWSRFRFHSVWDLPGPPDAVFAVLERAADYPRWWPGMREVVPLDGDRAAARVRAVLPYEIRIVARPLRRDPGAGVLLLGMDGDLAGWARWTVTGHGAGTRAVFDQEVEVMRPLLRRLAPFARPAFSANHALLMRSGRRALTARLRAAGR
- a CDS encoding exonuclease domain-containing protein — encoded protein: MTLWFDGPLAAFDTETTGVDVENDRIVAAAVVVQDMAGGRPRITRWLINPGIPVPPGATEVHGLTDDHVQRNGRWPAPVLEEVAKTVAGHCAAGRPLVVMNAPFDLTILDRELRRHRATPLSRYLEHTPLTVLDPRVLDKQLDRYRKGRRSLVDLCSQYEVVLDGAHDPAADALAALEVTRAVARRFASRMERLTPAELHALQTLWHAAQTRGLQPWFARGGAPDAVDPAWPLRPELPSAA
- the thrS gene encoding threonine--tRNA ligase; translation: MSDVRVIIQRDSEREERVVTTGTTAADLFAGERSVVAARVAGELKDLAYTVRDGEQVEPVEISSEDGLAILRHSTAHVMAQAVQELFPEAKLGIGPPVKDGFYYDFDVEKPFTPEDLKAIEKKMQEIQKRGQRFSRRVVGDDEAREELADEPYKLELIGLKGSASSEDGAAVEVGAGELTIYDNLDAKTGELCWKDLCRGPHLPSTRNIPAFKLMRNAAAYWRGSEKNPMLQRIYGTAWPTKDELKQYLEFLAEAEKRDHRRLGSELDLFSVPDEIGSGLAVFHPRGGIVRRVMEDYSRKRHEEEGYEFVYTPHATKGTLFEKSGHLDWYAEGMYPPMQLDGGTDYYLKPMNCPMHNLIFDARGRSYRELPLRLFEFGTVYRHEKSGVVHGLTRARGFTQDDAHIYCTREQMAEELDRTLTFVLNLLRDYGLTDFYLELSTKDPEKYVGSDETWEEATEVLRRVAEKQGLPLTPDPGGAAFYGPKISVQARDAIGRTWQMSTIQLDFNLPERFNLEYTAPDGSRQRPVMIHRALFGSIERFFAVLLEHYAGAMPPWLAPVQAVGIPIGDAHIEYLQSFAAEAKKRGLRVDVDASSDRMQKKIRNHQKLKVPFMIIVGDEDMNAGTVSFRYRDGSQENGIPRDAALAKLEQVVADRVQV
- a CDS encoding potassium channel family protein, which translates into the protein MTEDGGTADGAEPESPEWRWRGRVDIPLFAAAALFLACYATLVLGQGLSQGVRDLLVALICAAWAFFVVDYVVRWRLSGRRLPGFVRHHPMDTLVVLMPLLRPLRIVQLYETMRHRHTRARLSLYGRVISYAGLSALLLGFAGALTVYDAERGVPGATIHTFGDSVWWACSTLTTVGYGDITPVTPLGRTVAVAMMGGGMALLGAVTGSFSSWLIQTFTLDQDRQRPPGGFPGAG